The Chitinophagales bacterium genome has a window encoding:
- a CDS encoding nucleoside deaminase: MDEFLQAAIEEAKKGLQEGGIPIGSVIVHNGVIIGRGHNRRVQNGSAILHAEMDALENAGRQTAHVYKECTLYTTLSPCAMCTGAIILYGIPKVVIGEHETFMGEEELLKQRGVDVAVMNDHECAHIMTEFIQNRPELWNEDIGK; the protein is encoded by the coding sequence ATGGACGAATTTCTACAGGCAGCAATTGAAGAGGCTAAAAAAGGATTACAGGAAGGAGGTATTCCCATCGGTTCGGTCATTGTTCACAATGGTGTAATAATCGGCCGGGGGCACAACCGACGGGTACAGAACGGCAGCGCTATACTGCATGCCGAAATGGACGCACTGGAGAATGCAGGCAGGCAAACCGCACATGTATACAAAGAATGTACTTTGTACACAACACTATCACCCTGTGCTATGTGTACAGGTGCTATCATACTGTATGGCATACCTAAGGTAGTCATTGGTGAACATGAGACCTTTATGGGTGAGGAAGAACTGCTGAAACAAAGAGGTGTTGATGTAGCTGTTATGAATGACCATGAATGTGCGCATATCATGACTGAGTTCATACAGAATAGGCCGGAACTATGGAACGAGGACATAGGCAAATAG
- a CDS encoding nitronate monooxygenase, with protein sequence MLFEGKITADNTFNNRITELFGIKYPIIQAGMIWASGWRLASAVSNAGGLGLIGAGSMYPEVLKEHIQKCKAATDKPFGVNLPLLYPDIDKHIAIIIEEKVPVVFTSAGNPKTWTKTLQEQGIKVVHVVSSAKFAKKSEDAGVDAVVAEGFEAGGHNGREETTTLCLVPMVRAAVHIPVIAAGGIATGRAMYAMMALGAEGVQVGSRFVCSPEASSHQNFKQAVVDANEGDTVLTMKKLTPVRLIKNDFYVRVAEAENRCATNDEMIELLGRARAKKGMFEGDLTEGELEIGQISGLIKDIKPAGEIVADIWNKFMATAERPFSY encoded by the coding sequence ATGCTCTTTGAAGGAAAGATAACTGCTGACAATACATTCAATAACCGCATCACCGAACTGTTCGGAATAAAATACCCCATAATACAGGCGGGTATGATATGGGCGTCGGGCTGGAGGCTGGCTTCTGCTGTGAGCAATGCGGGCGGACTGGGCCTGATAGGCGCGGGCAGTATGTATCCCGAAGTACTCAAAGAGCATATACAAAAATGCAAGGCAGCTACAGACAAGCCATTTGGTGTTAACCTGCCGTTGCTGTACCCCGATATCGATAAGCACATCGCTATTATAATAGAAGAAAAAGTACCGGTCGTTTTCACCTCGGCTGGCAACCCCAAAACATGGACAAAGACCTTACAGGAACAAGGCATTAAAGTAGTGCATGTAGTAAGCAGTGCGAAGTTTGCCAAGAAAAGCGAAGATGCCGGAGTGGACGCGGTAGTGGCCGAAGGCTTTGAAGCGGGCGGACACAACGGTCGCGAAGAGACCACCACGCTCTGCCTGGTACCGATGGTGCGTGCAGCGGTGCATATACCCGTGATAGCAGCGGGAGGCATTGCCACGGGTCGTGCCATGTATGCTATGATGGCGCTGGGTGCCGAAGGTGTGCAGGTGGGCAGCCGTTTTGTATGCAGCCCCGAGGCCAGTAGCCACCAGAATTTTAAACAGGCGGTAGTTGACGCGAACGAAGGTGACACCGTGCTGACCATGAAAAAACTCACTCCCGTACGACTGATAAAGAACGACTTTTATGTGCGTGTGGCAGAGGCGGAGAACCGTTGTGCCACCAACGACGAAATGATAGAGCTGCTGGGCCGTGCCCGCGCTAAAAAAGGTATGTTTGAAGGAGACCTTACCGAAGGCGAACTGGAAATAGGACAAATAAGCGGACTGATAAAAGACATTAAACCAGCAGGTGAAATTGTAGCTGATATCTGGAATAAGTTTATGGCGACTGCGGAGAGGCCGTTTAGTTATTGA
- a CDS encoding T9SS type A sorting domain-containing protein has protein sequence MKHLYFILAVCILLPFCVQGQQNHVPNGSFEYYITCPTSSSQVTSHCQYWRAYTNSTPDYMHGCNTGNFVGVPNNSGGYQPAAQGIGYIGFAPHANVAHFEYIATPITPLQPGVVYEVSISVNRADVSGCASDNIGVFFYDSAAYTLNTTSFLTISPQVHYGSYGIIYDTVNWVRLTATFQADSAYDNIVIGGFNNAQSTYNIDTTKSTNFYSYYYIDSVVIKIKDSFTLSTSDSILCALDTFHVSYHAPAHFSSNNVFTVQLSDKTGSFSSPVNIGSRASDTSGTITCTVPSNVSNGTGYKLRVVASNQADTTENISPNLRIGNPDSTVITATGNTPLCAGNVIQFQTSSSISPTTYQWTGPNGFNSTLANPYINGAAPVHNGNYYVTAHFYGCNVKDTITVVVKPLPVKPDANSNTPLCAGAGLQLTATGSSNATYSWTGPNSFSSASQNPAISNTTTAMSGDYIVTIDSNGCLNKDTVTVLIKPLPTPVTASSNTPVCAGDTLKVFSTASSTGATYTWIGPGSYSANTQNSSRANAASNMTGWYKITVTLNGCTTLDSTYATVTAIPSAPSITFNNPLCTGETLHLQASSVSGATYSWTGPGSFTAAVQNPDRNAMQFGDTGTYKATATVNGCVSPEGSITVHINPVPFVVILANPADSICQGDPVVFTALPNNYGGTPNYQWKVNAQSKGTGSTFNTSTLNNGDVILCEMTEHTKCSAPYKDESNDITMTVLPWLAPSVTISANPTHPLDEYEYVTFTAVTTNAGNNPQYQWKRNGKDVLGAKSYKWSANTLSDNDSISVEIISDYKCPQPTNAVSNYVRVKMTGVKDIAGIGNVVLYPNPNNGKFVIEINGLTSRSIDIEVVNTLGQVVYMDNVQAVNGTIHQEADLHNAVPGVYLLRLKDDNGYMTTIRFRVE, from the coding sequence ATGAAGCACCTATACTTTATTCTTGCAGTATGCATATTGCTGCCGTTCTGCGTGCAAGGTCAGCAGAATCACGTACCAAATGGCAGCTTTGAATATTATATTACATGTCCGACCTCATCTTCGCAGGTAACATCACATTGTCAATATTGGCGTGCCTATACTAATTCAACACCCGACTATATGCATGGATGTAACACAGGCAACTTTGTTGGTGTTCCTAACAACAGTGGGGGTTATCAGCCTGCTGCACAAGGTATAGGGTACATCGGGTTTGCCCCTCATGCAAATGTTGCCCATTTTGAATATATCGCAACTCCAATTACACCTTTACAGCCCGGAGTAGTGTACGAGGTGTCTATATCGGTAAACAGGGCTGATGTCTCGGGATGCGCCAGCGACAATATAGGGGTGTTCTTTTATGACAGTGCAGCCTATACATTAAATACAACATCTTTTCTCACAATAAGTCCACAGGTTCATTATGGCAGTTATGGAATAATATATGATACTGTAAATTGGGTAAGATTGACCGCTACATTCCAGGCCGATTCTGCTTATGACAATATTGTCATTGGTGGATTTAATAATGCGCAATCGACATACAATATTGATACTACTAAAAGCACGAATTTTTATTCTTACTATTATATTGATTCTGTTGTCATAAAAATAAAAGACTCCTTTACTTTAAGTACCAGTGACAGTATATTGTGCGCACTGGATACTTTTCATGTCAGTTATCATGCCCCCGCCCACTTTAGTTCCAACAATGTTTTTACCGTACAGTTGTCTGACAAAACAGGTAGTTTCAGCTCCCCTGTTAATATTGGCAGCAGGGCATCTGATACATCGGGAACCATCACCTGTACGGTTCCATCCAATGTGTCAAATGGTACGGGTTACAAATTACGGGTAGTAGCTTCCAACCAGGCAGATACGACTGAAAACATCAGCCCGAACTTACGGATAGGGAACCCGGATAGCACTGTCATCACAGCAACGGGTAATACCCCTTTATGTGCAGGCAACGTGATACAGTTTCAGACGAGCTCAAGTATCTCTCCTACAACTTACCAGTGGACAGGGCCTAACGGGTTCAACTCAACCCTTGCCAATCCATACATAAACGGTGCCGCTCCTGTACACAATGGTAACTATTATGTCACTGCCCATTTTTACGGCTGTAATGTGAAAGACACTATTACGGTTGTGGTAAAACCACTACCGGTGAAACCTGACGCCAATAGTAATACACCCTTATGCGCGGGCGCCGGCTTACAATTAACAGCAACGGGTTCGTCGAATGCTACCTATAGCTGGACAGGCCCTAACAGTTTTAGTTCAGCCAGTCAGAACCCTGCGATAAGTAATACTACAACCGCTATGAGTGGTGATTATATTGTTACCATTGACTCAAATGGCTGCCTGAATAAAGACACTGTGACAGTGTTGATAAAACCCTTGCCCACTCCTGTCACCGCATCGAGCAACACACCGGTATGTGCAGGCGATACCTTGAAGGTATTTTCAACGGCATCTTCAACCGGAGCCACCTATACATGGATAGGCCCCGGCAGTTATAGTGCCAATACTCAAAACAGCAGCAGGGCAAATGCGGCAAGCAATATGACGGGCTGGTATAAGATAACAGTGACGCTGAATGGCTGTACTACGCTTGACAGTACTTACGCAACTGTTACCGCTATACCGTCAGCACCTTCTATTACATTCAATAATCCTTTGTGTACAGGAGAAACGCTGCACCTGCAGGCGAGCAGTGTAAGCGGGGCTACCTATAGCTGGACAGGCCCGGGTAGTTTTACCGCAGCCGTACAAAACCCTGATCGTAATGCCATGCAGTTTGGCGATACGGGTACTTATAAGGCAACCGCAACCGTAAATGGTTGTGTTTCGCCTGAAGGTAGCATTACGGTACATATCAATCCGGTACCATTCGTAGTGATACTGGCCAACCCGGCAGATAGTATTTGCCAGGGCGACCCTGTAGTGTTCACCGCACTGCCTAACAACTATGGCGGCACACCCAATTACCAGTGGAAGGTAAATGCACAAAGCAAAGGTACAGGCAGCACCTTCAATACAAGTACACTCAATAATGGAGATGTGATCCTCTGCGAGATGACAGAGCATACCAAATGCAGTGCACCGTACAAAGATGAAAGTAATGATATCACCATGACCGTGCTACCCTGGCTGGCACCATCGGTTACTATTTCTGCTAATCCTACACATCCACTGGATGAATACGAGTATGTCACTTTTACAGCAGTGACGACCAATGCAGGTAATAACCCGCAGTACCAATGGAAACGTAATGGTAAGGACGTACTGGGCGCTAAAAGCTATAAATGGAGTGCCAATACCCTGAGCGATAATGATAGTATCAGCGTAGAAATTATCAGCGATTACAAATGCCCGCAACCAACTAATGCAGTGAGCAATTATGTAAGGGTGAAGATGACAGGCGTAAAAGATATAGCAGGCATTGGCAACGTTGTTCTTTATCCTAATCCTAATAACGGAAAGTTTGTTATTGAGATAAATGGTTTAACAAGCAGGAGTATTGATATAGAAGTGGTCAACACATTGGGACAGGTGGTATACATGGATAATGTTCAAGCTGTAAACGGAACGATACATCAGGAAGCGGATCTGCATAATGCGGTTCCCGGTGTATACCTTTTGAGGCTGAAGGATGATAACGGGTATATGACAACCATAAGGTTCCGGGTAGAATAA
- a CDS encoding helix-turn-helix transcriptional regulator: MNTAFYHQEIDAVVLSKAMQVQLGVLPELTGSELEFLSLCCSDLHYREIAPKMNVSERTIDSYRDSLFKKLQVKSRPGLVTFAMLTGLGPKSQKNV, from the coding sequence ATGAACACGGCTTTTTATCACCAGGAGATTGATGCAGTAGTACTGTCAAAGGCTATGCAGGTACAGTTGGGTGTTCTGCCTGAACTTACTGGTTCAGAATTAGAATTTCTGTCGTTATGCTGCAGCGATTTGCACTATAGAGAAATTGCGCCCAAAATGAATGTCAGTGAAAGAACAATAGATAGTTACCGTGATAGTTTGTTTAAAAAATTGCAAGTAAAAAGCAGACCGGGTCTAGTTACCTTTGCTATGCTAACAGGGTTGGGGCCAAAGAGCCAGAAAAACGTTTAA
- a CDS encoding aminotransferase class V-fold PLP-dependent enzyme: protein MSNELVSRIKELEEKSNVLDPDTTARKEVTAEVQQYAEAFLGRLADAHTFIQDGYDDDTLSATDFSAPNDISSIVNLLQQHMEDPGINTAHGGHLGYIPGGGLYAAALGDYLADVTNKYAGVFYASPGAVRIENALIEWSGRLVGYEKGFGGNITSGGSIANLVAVTTARDAKNLKARDFERTVIYTTSQAHHCVDKAIIIAGLRECIVRKIAMDDQYRMDVNAFEKQVAVDIKAGLLPFMVIANAGSTDVGAIDPLRSISEVAQRYDMWMHVDAAYGGYFLLLDDYRPKFDGIELADSIVMDPHKGMFLPYGTGIVLVKQLHHLQNAFAYEANYMQDTVHSTEVISPADISPELSKHFRGMRMWLPLKLYGEQAFKDCLREKILLTTYFTEQVKALGFEIACPAELSVVTYRYVPPTGDANDFNKSLVEAMHKDGDIFISSTMLNGQYVLRFACLSFRTHLHHVDRLLDMLERHKDSLL, encoded by the coding sequence ATGAGCAATGAACTGGTCAGCCGGATAAAAGAGCTGGAAGAAAAAAGCAATGTTTTAGACCCCGATACAACTGCAAGAAAAGAAGTAACTGCAGAGGTGCAACAATATGCTGAAGCTTTCCTTGGCAGGTTGGCGGACGCGCACACTTTTATACAAGATGGTTATGATGATGACACTTTGAGTGCAACGGACTTCTCCGCTCCCAATGATATAAGTAGTATCGTTAACCTGTTGCAGCAACATATGGAAGACCCGGGCATCAATACCGCACATGGCGGACACCTGGGTTATATACCGGGCGGTGGGTTGTACGCGGCAGCCCTTGGCGATTACCTGGCGGACGTGACCAATAAATATGCGGGTGTGTTCTATGCATCGCCGGGTGCAGTGCGTATTGAGAATGCGCTGATTGAATGGAGTGGCAGGCTGGTAGGTTATGAAAAAGGTTTCGGGGGCAATATTACATCAGGAGGTAGCATTGCTAACCTGGTAGCGGTGACAACTGCAAGGGATGCTAAGAACTTAAAAGCGCGCGATTTTGAGCGTACAGTTATTTATACTACATCGCAGGCACATCATTGTGTTGATAAGGCTATCATCATTGCGGGACTACGTGAATGCATTGTGCGAAAGATCGCTATGGACGACCAGTACCGCATGGATGTGAACGCATTTGAAAAACAGGTTGCGGTAGATATAAAAGCAGGCTTGCTGCCATTTATGGTGATTGCCAATGCTGGCAGTACAGACGTAGGTGCCATCGACCCGTTACGTAGCATAAGCGAAGTAGCGCAGAGGTATGATATGTGGATGCATGTAGACGCTGCTTATGGTGGTTACTTTTTATTACTGGATGATTATCGACCTAAGTTTGACGGTATAGAACTGGCAGACTCAATAGTGATGGACCCGCACAAAGGTATGTTCCTGCCGTACGGTACGGGTATCGTGCTGGTGAAACAATTACATCATTTGCAGAATGCCTTTGCCTACGAAGCCAACTATATGCAGGACACGGTCCATTCTACTGAGGTAATATCACCCGCAGATATTTCACCTGAACTGAGTAAACATTTTCGTGGTATGCGCATGTGGCTGCCATTAAAATTATATGGAGAGCAGGCTTTTAAAGATTGCCTGAGGGAGAAGATATTGCTCACTACCTATTTTACAGAACAGGTAAAAGCGCTCGGTTTCGAGATTGCCTGCCCGGCCGAGTTGTCAGTAGTAACATATCGTTACGTGCCACCTACCGGAGATGCTAATGATTTTAATAAAAGCCTGGTAGAGGCTATGCATAAAGATGGAGATATATTTATCTCGTCTACTATGCTGAATGGGCAATATGTGTTGCGTTTCGCTTGTCTGTCCTTCCGCACACACCTGCATCATGTAGACAGGTTGCTGGATATGCTGGAGCGGCATAAAGATAGTTTGCTGTAA
- a CDS encoding insulinase family protein has product MIQFDRFTLENGLKVIVHRDTNTPMVAVNVLYDVGARDEDEARTGFAHLFEHLMFGGSENVPEYDEPLQMAGGENNAYTTNDITNYYVQLPVQNIETAFWLESDRMNALDFSEKSLDVQRKVVCEEFKEHYINKPYGNAWDELRTLAYKKHPYKWMTIGKELKHIEEAQLEDVKNFFYKHYRPSNAILAVAGNVTTEEVKALAEKWFGGIPAGEKYVRNIPQEPAQAEAGVKVFEADVPLNAIYKAWHMDDRMSPAYYATDLITDIMGNGMASRLHQALVKEQKIFSNIGSYHTGSLDPGMLIIEGKIVEGKTLEEADAAINEQVEKLLAEGISDEELTKVKNKIESMIAFEDMSLLSRANNLAFYELLGDAAMINDEWEKYNAVTADFLMETAKKIFRKENSNTLFYKKKNA; this is encoded by the coding sequence ATGATACAGTTTGACAGGTTTACACTTGAGAATGGATTGAAGGTGATCGTGCACAGGGATACCAATACCCCGATGGTGGCGGTAAACGTGCTGTATGACGTAGGCGCCCGCGATGAGGATGAAGCACGTACAGGGTTCGCGCACTTGTTTGAGCACCTGATGTTCGGCGGGTCGGAGAATGTGCCTGAATACGATGAGCCATTGCAAATGGCGGGTGGTGAGAACAACGCCTACACCACCAATGACATTACCAACTACTACGTACAACTACCCGTGCAGAATATAGAAACGGCCTTCTGGCTGGAGAGCGACAGGATGAATGCGCTGGATTTCAGCGAGAAAAGCCTGGACGTACAGCGCAAGGTGGTTTGCGAGGAGTTCAAAGAACATTACATCAACAAGCCATACGGTAACGCCTGGGACGAGTTGCGTACACTGGCATACAAAAAGCACCCTTATAAGTGGATGACCATAGGTAAGGAGCTGAAGCATATAGAAGAAGCACAACTGGAAGATGTAAAGAACTTCTTCTACAAACATTACCGCCCCAGCAATGCGATACTGGCTGTTGCCGGTAATGTAACTACTGAAGAGGTAAAAGCACTGGCAGAAAAATGGTTTGGCGGCATACCTGCAGGCGAAAAGTATGTACGTAATATTCCGCAGGAGCCGGCACAGGCTGAGGCGGGAGTAAAGGTGTTTGAAGCGGACGTGCCATTGAACGCCATATACAAAGCATGGCATATGGATGACAGGATGTCGCCCGCATACTATGCTACCGACCTGATAACGGATATCATGGGCAATGGTATGGCATCAAGGTTGCACCAGGCATTGGTAAAAGAACAAAAGATATTCAGCAATATTGGCAGCTACCACACAGGCAGCCTTGACCCCGGTATGCTCATCATAGAAGGGAAGATAGTAGAAGGCAAAACATTGGAAGAAGCCGATGCCGCTATCAATGAACAAGTTGAAAAACTGCTGGCCGAAGGTATATCAGACGAAGAGCTGACCAAGGTGAAGAACAAGATAGAGTCGATGATCGCTTTTGAGGATATGAGCCTGCTGTCGCGTGCCAACAACTTGGCCTTTTATGAGTTGCTGGGCGATGCCGCTATGATCAACGACGAGTGGGAAAAGTACAATGCTGTTACTGCTGATTTCCTGATGGAAACGGCTAAGAAGATTTTCAGGAAAGAGAACAGCAATACGCTGTTTTATAAAAAGAAGAACGCCTAA
- a CDS encoding transposase — protein MGYAYRIYDQQGVYFITCTVVQWVDVFTRNEYADIIVDSLKYCRKNKGLEIFAWVIMSNHIHLIISCTGRNKLSDILRDFKKYTATQVVQAIENNQQESRKSWLLWLLKQDDKITFWQKDNHAEEITTSNFFKVKRDYIHRNPVAANIVEKEEEYIYSSARTIYGGKGLIELTDYN, from the coding sequence ATGGGCTATGCTTACAGAATATATGACCAGCAAGGAGTTTACTTTATCACATGTACTGTAGTACAGTGGGTAGATGTTTTTACCCGCAATGAATATGCAGATATCATTGTCGATAGTCTCAAATACTGCCGGAAGAATAAAGGGCTTGAAATATTTGCGTGGGTAATAATGAGTAATCATATACACCTTATTATTTCCTGTACCGGAAGAAACAAGTTAAGCGATATACTACGAGATTTTAAGAAATATACCGCGACGCAGGTTGTGCAGGCAATTGAAAATAACCAGCAGGAAAGTCGCAAAAGCTGGTTGTTGTGGTTGCTGAAGCAGGATGATAAAATTACATTCTGGCAAAAGGATAATCATGCAGAAGAGATCACTACTTCAAATTTTTTTAAAGTGAAGCGTGATTATATTCATCGAAACCCTGTTGCTGCCAATATTGTAGAAAAAGAAGAAGAATACATTTACAGTAGTGCGCGTACTATTTATGGTGGTAAGGGTTTGATTGAGCTGACTGATTACAATTAG
- a CDS encoding T9SS type A sorting domain-containing protein: MRTVLFITTALLCLSAQSSYAQGNEPQTGKICGTAEGMKALYDAYPSAKAEAEALEIFTQQFTQQQAKSTANPTYTIPCVFHVYGSTQGGYPITDALIQLALDGVNDDFNGKNSDYGTVHNQFKALRSTLDIKFVLAKLDPSGNPTTGVLYYPVKTGYASLTKHNAEIAQESWDNYKYLNVFVMEDLYGDGITNNSGYSFYPNNQMNDSGFSRIIYNGRYLATNNTANPEFASVLTHEFAHYFNLQHTFEGGCTTPNDNVSDTPPCTTAQGCHSSATANAPLNCNNDLVNAENYMDYNTNCYKMFTKGQVTRMMAGLNHTSRITLWDYGNLVATGLVGINDIAATAVYNVYPNPNNGSFGFDLGADAGEYCSITITDVTGREVYSDHVSAATRHYNVDITGQQPGLYLLFVQTDNSGRAVQKIHIR; the protein is encoded by the coding sequence ATGCGTACAGTCCTGTTCATAACAACTGCCCTGTTATGCCTTTCAGCACAAAGTTCATATGCACAAGGCAACGAACCACAAACGGGAAAGATATGTGGTACCGCCGAGGGTATGAAGGCTTTATATGATGCCTACCCTTCGGCCAAAGCAGAAGCGGAAGCATTAGAAATATTCACGCAACAGTTCACTCAACAACAAGCCAAATCAACCGCCAACCCTACTTATACCATACCCTGCGTATTTCATGTATACGGAAGTACACAAGGCGGTTATCCAATTACCGATGCACTCATACAACTGGCGCTGGATGGTGTGAACGATGACTTCAACGGCAAAAATTCTGATTACGGAACCGTACATAACCAATTCAAAGCACTGCGCAGTACATTGGATATTAAATTCGTACTGGCCAAGCTTGATCCTTCGGGCAATCCTACAACCGGTGTTCTTTACTACCCGGTAAAAACAGGCTATGCCAGCTTAACCAAACATAATGCTGAGATAGCGCAGGAATCTTGGGACAACTACAAGTACCTGAATGTTTTTGTGATGGAAGACCTGTATGGCGACGGTATCACGAACAACTCGGGATATTCATTTTATCCTAATAATCAAATGAATGACAGCGGCTTCTCGCGCATCATATACAATGGAAGATACCTGGCAACCAACAACACGGCCAATCCTGAATTCGCCTCTGTACTTACGCACGAATTTGCACATTATTTTAACCTTCAACACACTTTCGAGGGTGGATGCACCACTCCCAACGATAATGTTTCGGATACACCACCCTGCACTACTGCACAGGGATGCCACAGCAGCGCTACTGCCAACGCACCGCTGAACTGTAATAACGACCTGGTGAACGCCGAGAACTACATGGACTATAATACTAACTGCTATAAGATGTTTACCAAAGGACAGGTAACACGTATGATGGCAGGATTGAACCATACTTCCAGGATCACTTTGTGGGACTATGGCAACCTGGTAGCTACGGGATTAGTTGGCATTAATGATATAGCAGCAACTGCTGTGTACAATGTATATCCTAACCCAAACAATGGTAGTTTTGGTTTTGACCTGGGAGCGGATGCAGGCGAGTATTGTTCTATAACCATAACTGATGTAACCGGAAGAGAAGTATACTCAGATCATGTAAGTGCTGCCACAAGGCATTACAACGTAGATATTACCGGGCAGCAACCCGGGCTATACCTGCTGTTTGTGCAAACTGACAACAGTGGCAGAGCCGTACAGAAGATACATATCAGGTAA
- a CDS encoding sodium:proton antiporter, translating to MHLYTIITIIVSIAAIFAFINHKFIKLPATIGIMALSLISSLILVVIGKYVPHMFHSITDVVKDLDFYELLINMMLSFLLFAGAIHINISKLKEQGLPVFTLATVGTLLSTFVVGGLLYLVFWMFGNPIDMIYCLLFGALISPTDPIAVLGILKQAKIPGSLEMKITGESLFNDGVGVVVFLSLLEIAHLGVENVSGSDIASAFLQEAGGGILYGAVLGFVGFLFLRAVDNYQVEVLITLAIVMGGYTLANALHVSGPLAMVVAGIITGNQGKELGMSAITRDYIDKFWELIDEVLNAILFLLIGFEMLVLEIDNTMLMLGLIAVAIVLLARWISVVLPVVFLKRWVKFERHAIAMLTWGGLRGGISVALALSLPTNMHRDEFVSLTYIIVIFSIVVQGLTIGKLAKRLKVS from the coding sequence ATGCATTTATATACCATCATAACTATAATAGTATCCATTGCGGCAATTTTCGCCTTTATCAATCATAAGTTTATAAAGCTGCCGGCAACCATAGGCATTATGGCTTTGTCGCTCATCAGCTCTTTGATACTGGTAGTGATAGGCAAGTACGTGCCACATATGTTTCACTCTATTACCGACGTGGTTAAAGACCTCGATTTTTATGAGTTGCTCATCAATATGATGCTGAGCTTTCTGTTGTTCGCAGGGGCTATTCATATCAATATATCCAAACTGAAGGAACAAGGGTTGCCCGTATTTACCCTTGCCACGGTGGGCACACTTTTATCCACCTTTGTGGTAGGCGGGCTGCTGTACCTGGTATTCTGGATGTTTGGCAATCCCATTGATATGATATACTGCCTGCTTTTCGGCGCACTTATTTCACCCACCGACCCGATAGCCGTACTCGGCATCCTGAAACAGGCCAAGATACCCGGGTCGCTGGAGATGAAGATAACGGGCGAGTCATTGTTCAACGATGGTGTGGGCGTTGTGGTATTTCTATCATTGTTAGAGATCGCTCACCTGGGTGTAGAAAATGTTTCGGGAAGTGATATTGCCAGTGCCTTTCTGCAAGAGGCCGGTGGAGGTATCCTGTATGGTGCTGTGCTGGGTTTTGTCGGCTTTCTTTTTTTGCGGGCTGTTGATAACTACCAGGTAGAAGTATTGATAACACTGGCCATTGTAATGGGTGGCTACACTCTGGCTAACGCACTGCATGTTTCCGGCCCGCTGGCCATGGTAGTAGCAGGCATCATTACCGGCAACCAGGGAAAGGAGCTGGGTATGTCGGCCATAACCCGCGATTATATCGACAAGTTCTGGGAGCTGATTGACGAGGTACTCAATGCGATACTGTTCCTGCTGATAGGTTTTGAGATGCTGGTGCTTGAAATAGATAATACCATGCTTATGCTGGGCCTGATAGCCGTGGCCATCGTACTGCTGGCCAGGTGGATATCAGTTGTGCTACCCGTAGTATTCCTGAAAAGGTGGGTTAAGTTTGAAAGGCATGCCATAGCCATGCTTACATGGGGCGGGCTACGCGGTGGTATCTCCGTTGCACTGGCCCTTTCTCTGCCTACCAATATGCATCGTGATGAGTTTGTATCGCTCACCTACATCATCGTCATTTTTTCAATTGTAGTGCAGGGCCTTACCATCGGCAAACTGGCCAAAAGGCTCAAAGTTTCCTGA